One window from the genome of Synechococcus sp. PROS-7-1 encodes:
- a CDS encoding ATP-binding cassette domain-containing protein — protein sequence MQKIVKDPVLCLGMSALEEDAVMHQIESLNHADSSKCLTFMESKIKILVIKFDRQPIFKSLASLPMKILVINKKDSKWCYINSYQRYKLFLQQDYQVCENCNFFSLVSSLPQRKLSKLELSWWQITARWKSYVLSLVGLSIFTLLSTLPVLAMGPIFDQLIPTGQINQLIIICIGLFTSQLIGTLFKTVSTVSITFAQSSIDFHGLISLVNRYLAAKPSALPSLSLSLWEQNFKTALAFTSSARALLISIPIALLTIGTYMVVFGFYLLEPRIVFLILLLSSLPAWVSLVSGYITGRISFQLIRNQAENNQIIIDTVRYINEIRSMGLEALFDQSFTNTKNRYYKMIRSVNQWSSYGVLFSRIVSSLLVALILFAYSTTTGISQGKYLVMFTAFSFISSGFSQVAEAISSLMIALPTYFSKNSLRGLEQFEHLRLSWQPSSPMDPFEPIQSIELKQIAYKHTNTKYNIISNLNLIFEKGRKYAITGEPGSGKSTLIKVLGGIHDASEGDIIINNTLLSHKQSIKNFARIMVIPQSPKLFGATIREFLDPWNHHPDDEIIEALNNCACKQIFKGLPMGLQTNLSESSQDLSNAELQRLHITRVVLGQPTVLLSDEPTSYLDEESHLSLLNKLHQSCSIHISCLHRLSAEDSFNEVIRLETQNKYLDQES from the coding sequence ATGCAAAAGATCGTTAAAGATCCTGTTCTGTGCCTGGGCATGAGTGCATTAGAGGAAGATGCGGTAATGCATCAAATCGAGTCTCTGAATCATGCTGACTCAAGCAAATGCCTTACATTTATGGAATCTAAAATAAAGATATTAGTTATTAAGTTTGATCGACAGCCGATATTTAAATCACTTGCCTCCTTGCCAATGAAGATCCTAGTTATCAATAAAAAGGACAGTAAGTGGTGCTATATTAATTCATATCAAAGATACAAGTTATTTCTTCAGCAAGATTATCAAGTTTGTGAAAATTGCAATTTTTTCTCTCTGGTTTCTTCATTGCCGCAACGAAAATTAAGCAAACTAGAGCTTTCATGGTGGCAAATTACAGCTCGTTGGAAAAGCTATGTGTTGAGCTTAGTCGGCTTGTCAATATTCACACTATTATCAACATTGCCAGTTTTAGCAATGGGGCCCATCTTTGATCAGTTAATACCAACGGGTCAAATCAATCAATTGATTATAATTTGCATTGGTCTTTTCACTAGCCAATTAATTGGCACATTATTCAAAACAGTTTCAACGGTCTCTATTACATTTGCGCAATCATCTATTGATTTCCATGGACTCATTAGTTTAGTTAATCGCTATTTGGCTGCGAAGCCAAGTGCACTTCCATCATTATCACTAAGCCTGTGGGAACAAAATTTCAAGACAGCTCTGGCATTTACTTCCAGTGCAAGAGCACTTTTGATTTCGATACCTATAGCATTACTGACAATTGGAACCTATATGGTCGTTTTTGGATTCTACCTGCTAGAGCCAAGAATCGTTTTTTTAATTCTTTTATTAAGCTCTCTTCCTGCATGGGTTTCACTTGTATCTGGATACATAACAGGTCGAATATCATTTCAATTGATTCGGAATCAAGCAGAAAACAATCAAATTATTATTGATACGGTTCGCTACATCAATGAAATCCGATCGATGGGGCTTGAAGCTTTATTCGATCAATCATTTACAAATACGAAAAATCGATATTACAAGATGATTCGATCCGTCAATCAATGGAGCAGCTATGGAGTTCTTTTCTCGAGAATCGTAAGCTCACTGTTGGTTGCATTAATCCTATTTGCTTATTCAACAACTACTGGAATATCGCAAGGAAAATATCTAGTGATGTTCACAGCATTTTCTTTTATTTCTTCGGGTTTTTCGCAAGTAGCCGAGGCTATTTCCTCGCTCATGATTGCCTTGCCAACTTACTTCAGTAAAAATAGTTTACGAGGTCTTGAGCAATTTGAACACCTAAGACTTTCGTGGCAGCCTTCTTCGCCGATGGATCCGTTTGAACCAATCCAATCTATTGAACTCAAACAAATCGCTTACAAGCACACCAATACAAAATATAACATCATTAGCAACTTAAATCTTATTTTTGAGAAGGGAAGAAAATATGCAATCACAGGTGAGCCTGGGTCAGGTAAATCAACGCTGATTAAAGTGCTCGGTGGAATTCATGATGCTAGTGAGGGGGATATCATCATTAACAACACTCTCTTGTCGCACAAACAAAGTATCAAAAACTTCGCTAGAATCATGGTTATTCCTCAGAGTCCAAAACTTTTCGGTGCAACCATACGCGAATTTTTAGACCCTTGGAATCATCATCCAGATGACGAAATTATTGAGGCTTTAAATAATTGTGCTTGCAAGCAAATCTTCAAAGGCCTACCCATGGGTCTCCAGACCAACTTAAGTGAATCTTCCCAAGATCTCTCCAATGCAGAACTGCAACGCCTGCACATCACGCGCGTTGTGCTAGGCCAACCAACTGTTCTTTTATCAGATGAACCCACATCGTATCTAGACGAAGAAAGCCATCTAAGTCTATTGAACAAGCTGCATCAATCCTGTTCGATTCACATTTCTTGCCTACATCGCCTCAGCGCAGAAGACTCATTCAACGAAGTTATTCGCCTTGAAACTCAAAACAAATACCTAGATCAAGAGTCGTAA
- a CDS encoding ABC transporter transmembrane domain-containing protein encodes MMNSILGLSTNKSTRLIFQSDESECGLVCLAMMAHSLNVNISLQQIRAIYGSCHGGINASQLLRLAEHIGIRIVLHNTRNEVDVLASLELPTIVCWNSKHFILILEKTESHFIVHDPATGFLEIEKNILACNIDPYALVGRKIDERPLTSNANNHSKKQAIWLTSVKQSFSASLLTIIALLLIVIATFELANAQILNIFFTWVVELNLPQWSRSLAISQIIIAIVCGLGTFLLFGCICFGISQLSLRLNQYFYRKLIRLPENYFLSRHTGDISAKFENLDQLLLANQSSLITLLIAAINLFILFFILLATSFWLFIFIACLMAIIITASIVMIPVQVGLQQESQQSLAKNQSDLYQIINGYDQIKMEGQEHLHLSRYTQSLIIAQQSENLLNITYAQQGFFLSLIDSLSTVVLLFAASLLILNGQITLGQYAALDTLVSMSLAPLSGLASTIQNLQETLIAYKRLEDLTTTPLDGRYNPAFGNQPAIAIHQPHESEILQMEDVSFKYSLFSKNILLHASCKLNTLAFPIAIAAGQSSGKTTLGKLLSGRIRPNSGQIKIFGENINQQSGKRLNQLILMVEAEPLLFKNSLMFNIDPFQESDFEQIMAMIKHLGLSNLNLFKDLNRPLNDCKNLSGGEKVIMQVLRALIRQPKVLIIDNVLDSLPIKLKDTFIEGIIKYQKRAIFLVDNDNDLLNKIHSYTLTQGQIHRLRRSEK; translated from the coding sequence CTCGGATTATCTACAAACAAAAGCACACGACTAATCTTTCAATCTGATGAATCTGAGTGTGGGTTAGTCTGCCTAGCAATGATGGCACACTCGTTAAATGTCAATATCTCATTACAACAAATTCGAGCAATCTATGGATCATGTCATGGAGGAATTAATGCAAGCCAACTGCTAAGACTTGCAGAGCATATTGGGATTCGCATCGTACTTCACAACACAAGGAATGAAGTGGATGTGCTCGCAAGCTTAGAATTGCCCACAATTGTTTGCTGGAATAGTAAACATTTTATTCTGATCCTTGAAAAAACAGAGTCGCACTTCATCGTACATGACCCAGCCACCGGTTTTTTAGAGATTGAAAAGAACATTTTGGCTTGCAATATCGATCCCTACGCTCTTGTTGGACGAAAGATTGACGAGCGTCCACTGACAAGCAATGCAAACAATCACTCAAAAAAACAAGCGATTTGGCTTACTAGTGTAAAGCAAAGTTTTTCTGCTTCTCTTCTCACCATTATCGCGCTTCTTTTGATCGTTATTGCGACTTTTGAGCTTGCAAATGCACAAATTTTAAATATCTTTTTTACATGGGTTGTTGAGCTCAATCTTCCGCAATGGAGTCGGTCGCTTGCTATTTCTCAAATAATAATTGCAATTGTTTGTGGTCTTGGAACTTTTTTACTCTTCGGGTGTATATGCTTTGGAATCAGTCAATTAAGCCTAAGGCTCAATCAATACTTTTATCGTAAATTAATTAGACTTCCAGAAAACTATTTTTTAAGCCGACATACCGGAGACATTAGCGCAAAGTTTGAAAATCTTGACCAACTCTTACTTGCGAATCAATCCTCTCTAATTACGCTGCTGATCGCAGCTATTAATCTATTCATATTGTTCTTTATATTACTAGCAACTTCATTTTGGTTATTTATCTTCATTGCTTGCTTGATGGCCATTATCATTACAGCATCAATCGTAATGATACCAGTTCAGGTTGGTCTTCAACAAGAAAGTCAGCAATCATTAGCGAAAAATCAATCAGATTTGTATCAAATCATCAATGGATATGATCAAATCAAGATGGAAGGGCAAGAGCATCTTCACCTATCACGATATACGCAGAGCTTGATTATTGCGCAGCAATCGGAGAATCTATTGAATATTACCTATGCACAACAAGGTTTTTTTCTCAGCCTAATTGATAGCCTATCCACGGTTGTTCTGTTATTTGCGGCGTCACTACTGATTCTCAATGGCCAAATCACACTTGGTCAATATGCCGCTTTAGATACTTTAGTGAGCATGTCTTTAGCACCATTATCTGGACTCGCTTCAACGATTCAAAATCTGCAAGAGACATTGATTGCGTATAAGCGACTAGAAGACCTTACCACAACACCACTGGATGGGAGATACAATCCCGCATTTGGCAATCAACCTGCGATTGCAATTCATCAACCGCACGAATCTGAAATTCTACAAATGGAAGATGTTAGCTTTAAATATTCGTTATTCAGTAAAAATATTCTTCTTCATGCATCATGCAAGCTTAATACGCTTGCATTTCCAATCGCTATTGCTGCAGGCCAATCATCGGGGAAAACAACCTTGGGGAAGTTACTATCAGGTCGTATAAGACCTAATTCCGGACAAATTAAAATATTTGGCGAAAATATTAATCAGCAATCTGGGAAGAGACTTAATCAGTTAATTTTGATGGTGGAGGCAGAGCCTTTGTTATTTAAAAACTCATTGATGTTTAATATAGATCCATTTCAAGAAAGCGACTTTGAACAAATAATGGCCATGATAAAACATTTAGGGCTTTCCAATTTAAACCTTTTCAAAGACCTAAATCGTCCACTGAATGATTGCAAAAACTTGAGCGGCGGAGAGAAAGTGATCATGCAGGTGCTTCGGGCTTTAATCCGTCAACCTAAAGTGTTGATCATAGATAATGTGCTTGACAGCTTGCCAATAAAGCTTAAAGACACTTTTATTGAGGGGATTATTAAATATCAAAAACGTGCTATTTTTCTTGTTGATAATGACAATGATTTATTGAATAAGATTCACTCCTATACATTAACGCAAGGTCAAATCCATCGATTGAGGAGAAGCGAAAAATGA